Proteins encoded in a region of the Zea mays cultivar B73 chromosome 4, Zm-B73-REFERENCE-NAM-5.0, whole genome shotgun sequence genome:
- the LOC100193472 gene encoding putative cytochrome P450 superfamily protein: MEDLLYYSLTVAICIAVIGLLSILRSFTATGPPPALPPGPSLLSLITPLLFLGRTNFGIERILSAARSRYGPVFTLYLLPSRPAIFIADHVVAHRVLVQGGAAFADRPPASLPFRLFSSGQRNITSGAYGPVWRALRHNLTGNVFHPSRMGRFAAARRRALRGLVAGVARDAGSRAVVVEGLLHRAMFHVLVTMCFGERLATDAVVASVEALQREFLKSVLGFQVFDVCPALTSLLFRRRWKQMLSLRRRQEELFAPLIRACRAQRGSDANAGADTYVDTLLDLRIPEDGGRNLTEGEMVSLCAEFVAVGTDNTATEAQWIMANLVAHPEIQARLRAEIHQVTGGAGVQEQDLPRMPYLRAVVLEGLRRHPPGHFAIPHAATGIQDDDGGGDHATIEGFRVPRRASLNFTLVALGLDEAVWPDPLRFRPERFLPGGEGADVDLTGAKEVKMIPFGAGRRICPGMALALLHLEFFVASLVAEFEWLQVPGEPVEFAEKQELSVVMRRPLRATVVRCTRNAN, encoded by the coding sequence ATGGAAGACTTGCTCTACTACTCCCTCACCGTAGCCATCTGCATCGCAGTCATCGGCCTCCTCTCCATCCTCCGTTCGTTCACCGCCACCGGACCGCCGCCGGCGCTCCCGCCCGGCCCGTCGCTGCTGTCGCTGATCACCCCGCTCCTCTTCCTCGGCCGAACGAACTTCGGCATCGAACGGATCCTCTCCGCCGCGCGGTCCCGCTACGGGCCCGTCTTCACGCTCTACCTGCTCCCGTCCCGCCCGGCCATCTTCATCGCCGACCACGTCGTGGCGCACCGCGTGCTGGTGCAGGGCGGCGCCGCCTTCGCCGACAGGCCGCCGGCCAGCCTCCCCTTCCGCCTCTTCTCCAGTGGCCAGCGCAACATCACATCCGGCGCCTACGGCCCGGTCTGGCGCGCGCTCCGTCACAACCTCACGGGCAACGTGTTCCACCCGTCGCGCATGGGCCGGTTcgccgccgcccgccgccgcgcgctgCGGGGGCTCGTCGCCGGCGTCGCGCGCGACGCCGGCAGCAGGGCCGTCGTCGTCGAGGGGCTCCTGCACCGGGCTATGTTCCACGTCCTCGTCACCATGTGCTTCGGCGAGCGCCTCGCCACCGACGCCGTCGTCGCGTCCGTGGAGGCGCTGCAGCGGGAGTTCCTCAAGTCGGTGCTCGGCTTCCAGGTGTTCGACGTGTGCCCCGCGCTCACCAGCCTCCTGTTCCGGCGCCGGTGGAAGCAGATGCTGTCCCTCCGCCGCCGGCAGGAGGAGCTCTTCGCCCCTCTCATACGGGCGTGCCGCGCGCAACGAGGCTCCGACGCCAACGCCGGCGCGGACACGTACGTGGACACGCTACTCGACCTCCGGATCCCCGAGGACGGGGGCAGGAACCTCACGGAGGGCGAGATGGTGAGCTTGTGCGCCGAGTTCGTGGCCGTCGGCACCGACAACACGGCGACCGAGGCGCAATGGATCATGGCCAACCTCGTGGCGCATCCGGAGATCCAAGCAAGGCTCCGGGCCGAGATCCACCAGGTCACCGGCGGCGCGGGCGTCCAGGAGCAGGACCTGCCGCGGATGCCGTACCTTCGCGCAGTGGTCCTGGAGGGGCTCCGCCGCCAcccgccgggccacttcgcgatcCCGCACGCCGCGACCGGCATCCAAGACGACGACGGCGGTGGCGACCACGCGACCATCGAAGGCTTCCGCGTGCCGCGGCGCGCGTCCCTCAACTTCACGCTCGTCGCGCTGGGGCTCGACGAGGCGGTGTGGCCCGACCCGCTGCGGTTCCGGCCGGAGCGGTTCCTGCCCGGCGGCGAGGGCGCGGACGTTGACCTCACCGGCGCGAAGGAGGTCAAGATGATACCGTTCGGCGCCGGGCGGCGGATCTGCCCCGGGATGGCGCTCGCTCTGCTGCACCTCGAGTTCTTCGTGGCCAGTCTCGTCGCCGAGTTCGAGTGGCTCCAGGTCCCCGGTGAGCCGGTGGAGTTCGCCGAGAAGCAGGAGCTGTCCGTCGTGATGCGCCGGCCGCTCCGTGCCACCGTCGTCCGGTGCACAAGGAACGCCAACTGA